From a region of the Sphaerodactylus townsendi isolate TG3544 linkage group LG09, MPM_Stown_v2.3, whole genome shotgun sequence genome:
- the LOC125439217 gene encoding cytochrome b5, translating into MSDSSRTKGGNEPWRGRYYTLEEIQKNNHSQSTWIILHRRVYDLTKFLEEHPGGEEVLREQAGGDATENFEDVGHSTDARTLSDTFIIGELHPDDWDKIQKPTSTYVSAVDSDNSSWSSWVIPVLAASFAVFVYRFYFSE; encoded by the exons ATGTCGGACTCCAGCAGAACCAAGGGCGGGAATGAGCCGTGGCGTGGTCGCTATTACACGCTGGAGGAGATCCAGAAGAACAATCACAGCCAGTCGACTTGGATCATCCTGCACCGCCGCGTGTATGACCTCACCAAGTTCCTGGAGGAG CACCCTGGTGGTGAAGAAGTTCTAAGGGAACAAGCAGGTGGAGATGCTACAGAAAACTTTGAAGACGTTGGCCATTCCACAGATGCTAGAACGTTATCGGACACGTTTATTATTGGGGAACTGCATCCT GATGACTGGGATAAAATTCAGAAACCAACA AGTACTTATGTTTCTGCTGTTGATTCTGATAACAG TTCATGGAGCTCCTGGGTGATTCCAGTTCTAGCAGCGTCTTTTGCAGTCTTCGTGTACCGTTTCTACTTTTCTGAATAA